DNA from Amorphoplanes friuliensis DSM 7358:
GAGGCTTCGGCCTACCTGCTCGATGTGCGGGAGCCCGACGAGTGGACGGCGGGGCACGCCCCCGGCGCCCACCACATGCCGATGATGGAGGTCCCGGCGCGTATCGCCGAGATCCCGAACGACAGCGAAGTGGTCGTGGTGTGCCGCTCGGGCGGGCGCTCCGGCCAGGTCGTCTCCTACTTGATGGGTAACGGCTGGGACAACGTGCGCAACCTCGACGGCGGCATGCAGGCGTGGGCCGGCGACGGTCGCGATGTTGTCAGCGAGAACGGTCAGCCGCCCCGCGTCCTGTGAGACCCCTGGTCTTCGCCCATCGTGGCGGGGCCGACGCCCTGCCCGAGCACACCCTCGCCGCGTACCTGCGGGCGCTCGACGAGGGTGCCGACGGCGTGGAGTGCGACGTGCGGCTCACGCGGGACGGGCATCTCGTCTGCGTGCACGACCGGCGGCTCAACCGCACGAGCAACGGCACCGGGCTGGTCAGCGCCAAGACGCTCGCCCAGCTCGAGGCGCTCGACTTCGCGTCGTGGCATCCTGCCGCCGCCACCGAGGACCTCCAGGTCGAGCACACCCGCCTGCTGACCCTCGACCGCCTCCTGGAAGCCCTGCGGGAGCGCGGCCGCCCGGTCCGGTTGCTCATCGAGACCAAACACCCCTCCCGGTACGGCGCGGACGTCGAGCGCCGGCTCGTCGAGATGCTGCGCCGGTACGGCCTCGCGGAGCCGGTGGCGGGTGATCCGGTCACCGTGACGGTGATGTCCTTCGCGGCGCTGGCCCTGCGCCGGATCCGTACGCTCGCACCCGCCCTGCCCACGGTCTACCTCCTGGAGATCCTGCCCCCGGGCGTGGGTCGCGGGCGGCTGCCGTTCGGGGCGCGGATCGCCGGTCCGGGGATCGGCCTGGTCCGCGCCCGCCCCAACCTGATCGGCAACCTGCGCTCAGCCGGTCTCGGCGCCTACTGCTGGACCGTCAACGCGGAGGAGGACGTCGACCTCGTGCTGAAACACGGCGTCGACGGCATCATCACCGACCGTCCGCGTCTGGTGCTCGAGCACCTCGAGAAGGTACCCCCTGTGTGACTCCGACCACTCCTGGCCCGGTTGGGGGCAAGATCCACACCAACCGCCCTGCCCAAACGGCCGTAAGCGAGGCAGACTCGCAGACATGCCGGATCGACCCGACTACGCCGCGCTGACGCGAGGACAGATCGCGCTGCTCGACCGGATCAACGCCGGCGAGGCGGGTCTGGCCGTCCTCAATCAGCTCGTCCAGCTCGCGCAGGACGTCCTCGGCGGCAAGGGTGCCGGCTTCGCCGAATACAGCCCCGGGCACGGCCGCATCATCGCCGGCAGCGGGGTCTGCGAGCGGGCCGTGGGCCGCCGCGTCGACCGCGAGGACACCCGCCTCACCGAGGGCAACCGCACCCTGGTCATCTCCCTCGACTCGCTCAACGACGAGTTCGCCAGCCAGATCGAGGGCGGCGACCTGCACCGGATGCTCGGCGCGCGGTGCGAGATCGGCGGCCTGATCGTCGGCTCCCTGCACGTCTACTACGGCGAGGACGCCGGCGAGCCGACCGCCGAGCACCACGCGGTGCTCGAGCTCCTCGCCGCCAACGTCGGCCACATGTACGGCGACCAGGCGGGTCTGCCCGTGCACGGTGACGGTCCGGTCGTGGCTGCACTCTCCGACGGGCTGGCGATCGTCGACCGTGAAGGCATCGTCCAGCTGTGGAACCCCGCCGCCGAGCAACTGACCGGGAGCAGCGCCGCCGAGGTGCTGCACCGGGCGCTGCAGTTCCCCGTGCCGCCCCCGGGCCAGGTGCTGGTGCACCGCCTTCCGTCGGGCCGCTGGCTCAAGGTCACCTCGGGGGACCTGCCGCACACCCCGGCGATGCGCGTCGTGACGTTCCGGGACTCGACCGATCAGGACCGCCGGCACGAGGACCGTGACCTCTTCGTCGCGGTGACCAGCCACGAGCTCCGCACCCCCGTCACGGTGATCAAGGGTTACGCGGACACCCTGACCAACCACTGGGAGTCCCTCGGTGAGGACGGGCGTCGTGAGGCCGTACGCGTGATCGGCGCCCGGGCCGGCGAGCTCGCCCGGCTGGTGGACCGCCTGCTCTCCGCGACCAGCGACGACGGTGAGGTCGGTGGCTCGCCACCCGGACCGTTCGACCTGGTCGACGGTCTGCGGGCCGCGGCCGGTGAGCTGCCCGCCGACCTGCGCCGCCGGCTCGTGCTCGACCAGCTGCCGGGTGAGCTGCCCAAGGCGTTCGGCGACCGCGACTCGCTGGCCACGATCGTCACCGAGCTGGCCACCAACGCCGACAAGTATTCGGCGCCGGAGACCCCGGTCGAGGTGACCGCGGCCGCCGACGAGGCCACCGTGACGTTCCGGGTCGCCGACCGCGGCATCGGTGTCAAACCCGAGCACGTCGAACGCGCCTTCGAACGGTACTGGCAGGGCGACTCGACCGACCGCGGCCGGAACCCCGGTGCCGGACTCGGCCTCTACCTGGTGCGACGCATCGTCGAACGGCAGCACGGGTGGGTGTCGCTGCGCCCCCGCGAAGGCGGCGGAACGGTCGCGGAGGTCCGGCTCCCCCGGGCCTGACCCCGATGATCGGAATCGACACGGACGGACCGGAGTGCCCGGATCGACCGGGGACCGCCTAGGCTGGTTCGCCGTGAGCAAGCGTCGAAACTCCCGGTCCGCCGCGAACGCGGCCCCCAAGCGCCAGAAGGTGCGTGACATCTTCGTCGCCCGGCCGTTCGAGGGCCTGGCCGACGAACCCGAGTGGATCGCGCTGCGCGAGCTGGTCCCGGCCGCCTCCGCGCCGCTGACCCTCAAGCCCGAGATCATCGAGGAGTACGGGGACCGCCCCGTCACGCTCTCGACCGT
Protein-coding regions in this window:
- a CDS encoding sensor histidine kinase gives rise to the protein MPDRPDYAALTRGQIALLDRINAGEAGLAVLNQLVQLAQDVLGGKGAGFAEYSPGHGRIIAGSGVCERAVGRRVDREDTRLTEGNRTLVISLDSLNDEFASQIEGGDLHRMLGARCEIGGLIVGSLHVYYGEDAGEPTAEHHAVLELLAANVGHMYGDQAGLPVHGDGPVVAALSDGLAIVDREGIVQLWNPAAEQLTGSSAAEVLHRALQFPVPPPGQVLVHRLPSGRWLKVTSGDLPHTPAMRVVTFRDSTDQDRRHEDRDLFVAVTSHELRTPVTVIKGYADTLTNHWESLGEDGRREAVRVIGARAGELARLVDRLLSATSDDGEVGGSPPGPFDLVDGLRAAAGELPADLRRRLVLDQLPGELPKAFGDRDSLATIVTELATNADKYSAPETPVEVTAAADEATVTFRVADRGIGVKPEHVERAFERYWQGDSTDRGRNPGAGLGLYLVRRIVERQHGWVSLRPREGGGTVAEVRLPRA
- a CDS encoding rhodanese-like domain-containing protein, translated to MFGPQVPSVTPSQVEASAYLLDVREPDEWTAGHAPGAHHMPMMEVPARIAEIPNDSEVVVVCRSGGRSGQVVSYLMGNGWDNVRNLDGGMQAWAGDGRDVVSENGQPPRVL
- a CDS encoding glycerophosphodiester phosphodiesterase — encoded protein: MRPLVFAHRGGADALPEHTLAAYLRALDEGADGVECDVRLTRDGHLVCVHDRRLNRTSNGTGLVSAKTLAQLEALDFASWHPAAATEDLQVEHTRLLTLDRLLEALRERGRPVRLLIETKHPSRYGADVERRLVEMLRRYGLAEPVAGDPVTVTVMSFAALALRRIRTLAPALPTVYLLEILPPGVGRGRLPFGARIAGPGIGLVRARPNLIGNLRSAGLGAYCWTVNAEEDVDLVLKHGVDGIITDRPRLVLEHLEKVPPV